The following proteins come from a genomic window of Sorghum bicolor cultivar BTx623 chromosome 3, Sorghum_bicolor_NCBIv3, whole genome shotgun sequence:
- the LOC8079230 gene encoding protein NRT1/ PTR FAMILY 1.2 — protein MEVSAMEDAFPKATARRKGGLRTIPFIISNEIFEKVATFGLTANMILYLIERYLMSSAVATEVLYFWNAISNFLPIFGGVLADVRLGRFRVIALGSCVSLCGMCLLCLTAILPVYKKTPECAAGSGCVVLPWQLPLLFTSFALMSLGSGGIRPCTLAFGADQLDKRDNSAKNVRTLQTFFNWYYTVLGLSIVFAATVIVYIQQARGWVVGFAVPVVLMVTALTLFLLGSPFYVKEAADRSVIIGFVQVLVASYKNRREPLPPETADSSSFYNKAGCKPRTPTNKLRYLNRACVLRNPGKVDGAACDPWRLCTVQQVEDAKAVIRVLPIWSTGIMPGVVVGQQMFPTLQAKTMERRVGKLDIPAASFGVFAILTLTVWVAVYDRVLVRPLSRLTGHARGLSLRQRMGAGLALFAVAMAVAAHTESVRRAAAIAQGLLDRGKEKEEPVVHMSAMKLVPQHCLTGLAEGLNLIGQIEFYYSEFPKTMSSIGVSLLALGLGFGAVLGSAIVGVIHAGTAWLPSNLNEGHYDRYYLVLAVLCAANVVYFVVCGWAYGEEGKNRVVAADAAAAEDDQEEEEEHKAGII, from the exons ATGGAGGTCTCAGCCATGGAGGATGCCTTCCCCAAGGCGACGGCGAGGAGGAAGGGAGGCCTCAGAACTATCCCCTTCATCATCT CGAACGAGATCTTCGAGAAGGTGGCCACGTTCGGGCTGACGGCCAACATGATCCTGTACCTCATCGAGCGGTACCTCATGTCCAGCGCTGTCGCCACCGAGGTCCTCTACTTCTGGAACGCCATCTCCAACTTCCTGCCCATCTTCGGCGGCGTCCTCGCCGACGTCCGCCTCGGCCGGTTCCGCGTCATCGCCCTCGGCTCCTGCGTCAGCCTCTGC GGGATGTGCCTGCTGTGCCTGACGGCGATCCTCCCGGTGTACAAGAAGACCCCGGAGTGCGCGGCGGGAAGCGGCTGCGTGGTGCTGCCGTGGCAGCTGCCGCTGCTGTTCACGTCGTTCGCGCTCATGTCGCTCGGGTCGGGCGGCATCCGGCCCTGCACGCTGGCGTTCGGGGCCGACCAGCTGGACAAGCGTGACAACAGCGCCAAGAACGTGAGGACGCTGCAGACCTTCTTCAACTGGTACTACACGGTGCTGGGCCTCTCCATCGTGTTCGCGGCCACCGTCATCGTGTACATCCAGCAGGCCAGGGGCTGGGTCGTCGGCTTCGCCGTGCCCGTCGTGCTCATGGTCACCGCGCTCACGCTCTTCCTCCTCGGCTCGCCCTTCTACGTCAAGGAGGCGGCCGACAGGAGCGTCATCATCGGCTTCGTGCAGGTGCTCGTCGCCAGCTACAAGAACCGCCGCGAGCCCTTGCCGCCGGAGACCGCCGACTCCTCGAGCTTCTACAACAAAGCAGGATGCAAGCCCAGGACTCCCACGAACAAGCTAAGGTACTTGAACCGGGCCTGCGTGCTTCGGAACCCGGGCAAGGTGGACGGGGCGGCGTGCGACCCGTGGCGGCTGTGCACGGTGCAGCAGGTGGAGGACGCCAAGGCCGTCATCCGCGTGCTCCCGATATGGTCGACGGGGATCATGCCCGGCGTCGTCGTCGGGCAGCAGATGTTCCCGACGCTGCAAGCGAAGACGATGGAGCGGAGGGTGGGCAAGCTGGACATCCCCGCGGCCTCCTTCGGCGTCTTCGCCATCCTGACGCTCACCGTCTGGGTGGCCGTGTACGACCGCGTGCTGGTGCGGCCCCTGTCCCGGCTCACCGGCCACGCGCGCGGGCTCAGCCTGCGGCAGCGGATGGGCGCCGGCCTGGCGCTCTTCGCCGTGGCCATGGCCGTGGCCGCGCACACCGAGAGCGTCCGCCGAGCCGCCGCGATCGCCCAGGGGCTCCTCGACCGCGGCAAAGAGAAAGAGGAGCCGGTGGTGCACATGTCGGCCATGAAGCTGGTGCCGCAGCACTGCCTGACGGGGCTCGCCGAGGGCCTGAACCTGATCGGGCAGATCGAGTTCTACTACTCGGAGTTCCCCAAGACCATGTCCAGCATCGGGGTGTCGCTGCTCGCGCTCGGCCTCGGGTTCGGCGCCGTGCTGGGAAGCGCCATCGTCGGGGTCATCCACGCGGGGACCGCCTGGCTGCCGAGCAACCTGAACGAGGGGCACTACGACCGCTACTACTTGGTCCTGGCGGTGCTGTGCGCAGCCAACGTGGTGTACTTCGTGGTGTGTGGCTGGGCGTACGGCGAGGAGGGGAAGAACCGGGTGGtggccgccgacgccgccgcggcggaggacgaccaggaggaggaggaggagcacaaAGCGGGCATCATTTAG